The following are from one region of the Quercus robur chromosome 1, dhQueRobu3.1, whole genome shotgun sequence genome:
- the LOC126705115 gene encoding uncharacterized protein LOC126705115: MDRIDKYKRVEEDQQTGKGKAKFAPQERRDFRSDRFSNSNKPRRDYAEQSGSTGAQVVHAVFREPLHVIMGKIKHEPYFQWPNRMAGDPSKRNQNLYCAYHQEPGHVTDECRNLKNYVDRLVREGKLGHLLQRPEQSNVDTRQSTLRPPIGTINVILAAPGRTGSVPFRVMSVGRFPTESGEKESKRARGRVPLIGFTEEDKEGTIQPHDDALVVTLRIGGYDVRRVLVDQGSAVEVMYPDLYKGLNLKQEDLSPYDTPLLSFEGKIVIPKGMIRLPVQTDIEIVEVDFIVVDAYSPYTAIVARPWLHTLGAVSSTLHQKVKYPSEGRIKEIVGDQGVARHCMVSAIARQLSDAPSTSAGNTL, translated from the coding sequence ATGGACAGGATAGACAAGTATAAgagggtcgaggaggaccagcaaaccgggaagggaaaggcgaagttTGCCCCCCAGGAGagaagggacttcaggtcggaccgcttcaGTAACAGTAATaagccgagaagagattatGCAGAACAGTCGGGATCTACAggggctcaggtagtccacgctgtgttccgagagcCATTACACGTGATCATGGGAAAAATAAAGCACGAGCCCTATTTTCAATGGCCAAATAGGATGGCAGGtgacccctcaaaacgcaatcagaatctatatTGTGCGTACCACCAAGAGCCCGGCCATGTCACAGACGAATGTAGGAATCTGAAGAACTATGTAGATCGACtcgtccgagaaggaaagctaggGCATCTGTTGCAACGTCCTGAGCAGTCAAATGTCGATACCAGGCAAAGTACCTTGAGGCCACCCAtcggcacgataaatgtcattcttgccgcacctgggagaaccggttcCGTCCCattcagagtaatgtcagtagGTAGGTTCCCGACAGAGTCAGGCGAAAAGGAATCCAAGAGGGCTAGAGGGAGAGTGCCATTAATTGGATTCACGGAAGAGGACAAagagggaactattcagccccATGACGACGCCCTAGTCGTGACactcagaataggaggttatgacgtgaggagggtgttagttgatcagggcAGCGCCGTGGAAGTGATGTACCCGGACCTGTATAAAGGGCTGAATTTAAAGCAGGAGGACCTGTCGCCATATGACACTCCTCTGCTTAGCTTTGAgggaaaaatcgtcatccctAAGGGCATGATCAGattgcctgtgcaaacagacatAGAAATAGTGGAAGTGGATTTCATTGTGGTGGATGCATACTCACCCTACACGGCTATCGTggcacggccatggcttcataCGCTAGGGGCTGTGTCATCTACCCTGCACCAGAAGGTGAAGTATCCCTCAGAGGGccgaatcaaagagatagtgGGGGATCAAGGAGTGGCCAGGCATTGCATGGTATCGGCCATTGCTCGACAATTAAGCGACGCGCCTTCCACTTCAGCCGGGAAtaccttatag
- the LOC126733143 gene encoding NEDD8-specific protease 1-like — MHTDIHLMGNPGANEKILSYNDVVLRQSDMDILSGPYFLNDQIIEFYFSYLSSCYPAQEILLVPPSIAFWIMNCSAVESLKDFVEPLHLPDKKLVIFPVNDNEDVCKAEAGSHWSLLAFERNANVFVHHDSNRGINDWHARRLYKAVVGYIGASDSASTASYLECTDSPQQVNGYDCGLYVTAIAKAICSWHNSGEDKEGDGMWFSSVKEQVTPSSVAEMRSEILSLIRSLIGHEVKPAPLQNEGMKD, encoded by the coding sequence ATGCATACTGATATCCACTTAATGGGAAATCCTGGAGCCAACGAAAAGATACTTAGCTACAATGATGTTGTACTCAGACAATCTGATATGGACATCCTTAGTGGCCCATATTTTCTCAATGATCAAATCATCGAGTTCTATTTCAGTTACCTTTCTTCATGCTATCCTGCTCAGGAAATCCTACTTGTTCCACCTTCCATTGCTTTTTGGATAATGAATTGCTCAGCTGTGGAGAGTCTCAAAGATTTTGTTGAACCCCTTCATCTTCCTGACAAGAAACTGGTAATCTTTCCTGTAAATGACAATGAAGATGTATGCAAAGCTGAAGCTGGGTCTCATTGGAGCTTACTTGCATTCGAGAGAAATGCTAATGTATTTGTTCATCATGATAGCAATAGAGGAATTAATGATTGGCATGCTAGACGACTATATAAGGCTGTTGTTGGATATATAGGGGCCTCCGATTCAGCATCAACTGCTAGTTATCTAGAATGCACTGATTCACCACAGcaagtgaatggttatgattgTGGCTTGTATGTTACTGCCATTGCAAAAGCTATTTGCAGCTGGCATAATAGTGGTGAAGACAAAGAGGGAGATGGTATGTGGTTTTCTTCTGTGAAGGAGCAAGTCACCCCATCAAGTGTTGCTGAGATGCGTAGTGAGATCCTAAGCCTCATCAGAAGTTTAATTGGCCATGAGGTGAAGCCTGCCCCACTACAAAACGAGGGTATGAAAGACTAG
- the LOC126705037 gene encoding uncharacterized protein LOC126705037, giving the protein MEASSSTSFSVGRRAPMRCYCNKKHVLVVSWTSDNPGRRFYGCPNYWVKRKCKFFQWRDDEICACGKVLIPQQRQRIITLEAEVASYKQREKFLIVVVALLVVVCVVLCLVR; this is encoded by the exons ATGGAAGCAAGCTCTTCAACAAGTTTCAGCGTGGGGAGGAGAGCACCAATGAGGTGCTACTGTAATAAAAAACATGTCCTAGTTGTGTCATGGACATCAGACAATCCTGGTAGAAGATTCTACGGTTGTCCAAACTACTGG GTGAAGCGTAAGTGTAAGTTCTTCCAATGGCGTGATGATGAGATATGTGCTTGTGGTAAGGTGCTTATCCCACAGCAAAGGCAGAGGATCATCACACTTGAGGCTGAGGTTGCAAGCTACAAGCAGAGGGAGAAGTTTTTAATTGTGGTTGTGGCGTTGTTAGTGGTGGTGTGTGTAGTTCTGTGTTTGGTTAGGTAA
- the LOC126733132 gene encoding arogenate dehydratase 2-like, with protein sequence MASSIVRSPLNPISRHVTCKPSPSDHRSRTAAAAAVTIHRPYPKQRRRRNVPVLACSLQSHNADDNHNVVGGRSKTELQRIPVDSPYDDVSKDPNNNTNMLPRPLSSTQSSNSVSHLRVAYQGVRGAYSESAAEKAYPYCEAVPCEQFETAFEAVERWLVDRAVLPIENSLGGSIHRNYDLLLRHRLHIVGEVKFAVRHCLMANHGVKLEDLKRVLSHPQALAQCEHTLTRLGLVREAVDDTAGAAKHVAFHKLNDTGAVASSTAAMIYGLNILAQDIQDDSDNVTRFLMLAREPIVPGTDKPFKTSIVFSLEEGPGVLFKALAVFALREINLTKIESRPLRKQLVGASDDNNNGYPKYFDYLFYVDFEASMADQNAQNALGHLREFSTYLRVLGSYPVDTIML encoded by the exons ATGGCATCTTCAATAGTTCGGTCCCCACTAAACCCGATTTCCCGCCACGTCACCTGTAAACCCTCGCCGTCCGATCACAGATCTAGaaccgccgccgccgccgccgtcACGATTCACCGGCCTTACCCTAAACAACGCCGCCGTCGTAATGTCCCGGTTCTTGCATGTTCTCTCCAATCACACAACGCCGACGACAATCACAACGTCGTAGGAGGGAGGAGCAAGACCGAGTTGCAGAGGATCCCAGTCGATTCCCCTTACGACGACGTTTCCAAGGACCCTAATAACAACACTAATATGCTCCCAA GACCTTTATCTTCAACTCAGTCTTCTAACTCTGTTTCCCACCTTCGAGTTGCTTACCAG gGAGTTCGTGGGGCATACAGTGAGTCAGCAGCGGAGAAGGCGTACCCGTATTGTGAAGCAGTGCCTTGCGAGCAATTCGAAACTGCTTTTGAA GCTGTTGAAAGGTGGCTTGTTGACAGAGCAGTTTTACCAATTGAGAATTCTTTAGGTGGGAGCATCCACAGAAATTATGATCTTTTACTCCGGCACAGATTGCATATTGTAGGCGAAGTTAAATTTGCAGTTCGGCATTGCTTAATGGCCAATCATGGTGTTAAACTTGAAGACCTGAAAAGGGTTCTTAGTCATCCGCAG GCTCTTGCTCAGTGTGAGCACACGCTAACAAGGTTGGGGTTGGTCAGAGAAGCAGTTGATGACACTGCTGGAGCTGCAAAG CATGTTGCATTCCACAAACTAAATGATACAGGAGCAGTAGCTAGCTCTACAGCTGCAATGATCTATGGGTTGAACATACTTGCCCAAGATATTCAG GACGACTCTGATAATGTTACTCGATTTCTAATGCTGGCGAGGGAACCCATAGTTCCAGGCACAGATAAGCCATTCAAG ACAAGTATAGTTTTCTCACTAGAGGAAGGTCCTGGAGTGCTTTTCAAGGCACTTGCTGTTTTTGCTCTGCGGGAAATCAACCTTACTAAG ATTGAAAGTCGTCCCTTGCGGAAGCAGCTTGTAGGAGCATCTGATGATAATAACAATGGATATCCAAA ATACTTTGACTATCTTTTCTATGTGGACTTTGAAGCATCAATGGCTGACCAGAATGCACAGAACGCTCTAGGGCATCTAAGG GAGTTTTCTACATACCTTCGAGTGCTAGGGAGTTATCCTGTGGATACTATCATGTTATGA